Proteins encoded by one window of Vigna radiata var. radiata cultivar VC1973A chromosome 5, Vradiata_ver6, whole genome shotgun sequence:
- the LOC106761642 gene encoding uncharacterized protein LOC106761642, giving the protein MSFSLAAPSAFRENLLPPLSRCTSCFEFDLRFHRSHGFPHSRCRFTSFKLFRNLRSSRRRGIACSVTEPQNGSDEQEKEAYKNEETLPSEDSSVQSTSPPVDGEQLNKFSDANKDQSDVQVMFGLVNFPYKFD; this is encoded by the exons ATGAGTTTCTCGCTAGCAGCTCCTTCGGCTTTTCGCGAGAATCTCCTCCCTCCTCTGTCCCGCTGCACCTCTTGCTTCGAATTTGATCTCCGTTTTCACCGCTCCCACGGCTTTCCTCATTCGCGTTGTCGGTTTACTTCGTTCAAGTTGTTTCGGAACCTGAG ATCGAGCCGGAGAAGAGGGATTGCTTGTAGTGTTACTGAGCCACAAAACGGCAGCGACGAGCAG gagaaagaagcatataaaaatgaagaaacacTACCTTCGGAAGATTCCTCTGTGCAAAGTACCTCTCCTCCTGTAGATGGAGAACAACTAAACAAATTTAGTGATGCAAATAAGGATCAAAGTGACGTGCAGGTAATGTTTGGCTTAGTGAATTTCCCTTATAAGTTTGATTAG